A window of Corallococcus macrosporus DSM 14697 contains these coding sequences:
- the ubiE gene encoding bifunctional demethylmenaquinone methyltransferase/2-methoxy-6-polyprenyl-1,4-benzoquinol methylase UbiE, with product MSTEVREMFSSIATKYDVTNEVLSFGIHRLWRRKAVRLSTAKDGDRVLDCASGTGDLALAFKRKVGASGRVVGTDFCPEMLESAPAKAEKAGLQVDFQVADAMDLPFATDSFDVASISFGIRNVDDPVKCLKEMARVVRPGGHVVVLEFGQPNGAFGALFRFYSKTVMPAVGGLLTGNRAAYQYLPATSAAFPAGDKFLELMDQSGAYAAKSAHALTFGTAYVYVGTVR from the coding sequence ATGAGCACCGAAGTCCGTGAGATGTTCTCTTCCATCGCCACGAAGTACGACGTGACGAACGAGGTCCTCTCCTTCGGCATCCACCGGCTGTGGCGCCGCAAGGCCGTCCGGCTCAGCACCGCGAAGGACGGAGACCGCGTCCTCGACTGCGCCTCCGGGACGGGCGACCTGGCCCTGGCCTTCAAGCGCAAGGTGGGCGCCTCCGGCCGCGTGGTGGGAACGGACTTCTGCCCGGAGATGCTGGAGAGCGCCCCCGCCAAGGCGGAGAAGGCGGGCCTCCAGGTGGACTTCCAGGTGGCCGACGCGATGGACCTGCCCTTCGCGACGGACAGCTTCGACGTGGCCTCCATCTCCTTCGGCATCCGCAACGTGGATGACCCCGTGAAGTGCCTGAAGGAGATGGCGCGGGTGGTCCGCCCCGGCGGCCACGTGGTCGTGCTGGAGTTCGGCCAGCCCAACGGCGCGTTCGGCGCGCTGTTCCGATTCTACAGCAAGACGGTGATGCCCGCCGTCGGTGGTCTGCTGACGGGCAACCGCGCCGCGTACCAGTACCTGCCGGCGACGTCCGCCGCCTTCCCGGCCGGCGACAAGTTCCTGGAGCTGATGGACCAGTCCGGGGCCTACGCGGCAAAGTCCGCGCATGCCCTCACGTTCGGCACCGCCTACGTCTATGTCGGCACCGTCCGCTGA
- the aroF gene encoding 3-deoxy-7-phosphoheptulonate synthase has translation MGGKRPDETAGSGRAPGALRVLRAERPEGTRVRVGPVEVGGPGFVVMAGPCAVEGAEQVQHAASVVAAAGAHVLRGGVFKPRTSPYAFQGMGEPGLHVLAEAGRRHGLPIISEVMESAQIPLMEASTDILQVGARNMQNYSLLRALGKVRKPVLLKRGLSATLQEWLLAAEYILDGGNEQVMLCERGIRTFETELRNTLDLAAVAWAKQRSHLPVIVDPSHATGDPALILPMSLAAAAAGADGLLIEVHPKPEQAMCDGHQALTPERFETLMRRLPAVLDAVDRHLWRPENPAQVVRAR, from the coding sequence GTGGGAGGCAAGCGGCCAGACGAAACAGCCGGGTCCGGGCGGGCCCCGGGCGCGCTGCGGGTGCTTCGCGCGGAGCGGCCCGAAGGCACCCGGGTGCGGGTGGGGCCGGTGGAGGTCGGCGGTCCCGGCTTCGTCGTCATGGCCGGGCCCTGCGCGGTGGAGGGCGCTGAACAGGTGCAGCACGCGGCCTCGGTGGTGGCGGCGGCGGGCGCCCATGTCCTGCGCGGTGGCGTATTCAAGCCTCGCACCAGCCCCTACGCGTTCCAGGGCATGGGCGAGCCGGGCCTGCACGTCCTGGCGGAGGCCGGGCGGCGCCACGGCCTGCCCATCATCAGCGAGGTGATGGAGTCCGCGCAGATTCCCCTCATGGAGGCGTCCACGGACATCCTCCAGGTGGGTGCGCGCAACATGCAGAACTACTCGCTGCTGCGGGCGCTGGGGAAGGTGCGCAAGCCCGTGCTGCTCAAACGAGGCCTGTCCGCCACGCTGCAGGAGTGGCTGCTGGCGGCGGAGTACATCCTCGACGGCGGCAACGAGCAGGTGATGTTGTGCGAGCGCGGCATCCGCACCTTCGAAACGGAGCTGCGCAACACGCTGGACCTGGCGGCGGTGGCCTGGGCGAAGCAGCGCTCCCACCTGCCCGTCATCGTCGACCCGTCCCACGCGACGGGAGACCCGGCGCTCATCCTCCCCATGTCGCTGGCCGCGGCGGCGGCGGGGGCGGACGGATTGTTGATTGAAGTCCACCCGAAGCCCGAGCAGGCCATGTGCGATGGGCACCAGGCCCTGACGCCCGAACGCTTCGAGACGTTGATGCGCCGGCTGCCAGCCGTGCTAGACGCGGTGGACCGACACCTTTGGCGGCCGGAAAACCCGGCCCAGGTCGTGAGGGCGCGATGA
- a CDS encoding isochorismate synthase yields MKTLNPVESQRWVAGMTPLAVVDPLAGADVLGVPTVYWERPLAREAAAGWGEAAVVVAQEASDIAGVLASLGHTQVRWLGDAPPEAMPGPWFGGIRFGVPGTVDRAWASHGVTRWTLPEVLVFRTARGVCAVAFAQEGRGGEDLVRSRLERVRACFPAPYRHARGEPVALALSASRPDFEARVRRALDAIASGHLQKVVLARPLDAEGPAPFDVVDVLARLREQNPRCATFLFRAPDDTCFLGATPETLCRVDGQVLETEALAGSAAPGQADGLRGHDKDVREHASVVRYLVAALKPLAEQVSSDAEPALLTLKNVVHLRTGFRAELRPGVTPAQVVAALHPTPAVGGTPRERALSFLVEHEGLDRGWYAGPVGWVGPGRAHLMVALRSARVKGAKARLFVGVGLVAGSNADSEWRETEMKSLAMLRALGGGDVVRR; encoded by the coding sequence ATGAAGACGCTCAATCCCGTTGAGAGCCAGCGCTGGGTGGCCGGAATGACGCCCCTGGCGGTGGTGGATCCGCTCGCGGGTGCGGACGTCCTGGGCGTTCCGACGGTGTATTGGGAGCGCCCGCTGGCCCGGGAAGCGGCGGCGGGGTGGGGCGAGGCGGCGGTGGTGGTGGCGCAGGAGGCCTCCGACATCGCCGGTGTGCTGGCGTCGCTGGGCCACACGCAGGTGCGCTGGCTGGGTGATGCGCCACCGGAGGCGATGCCGGGCCCCTGGTTCGGAGGCATCCGCTTCGGTGTCCCGGGCACGGTGGACAGGGCGTGGGCGTCCCACGGGGTGACGCGCTGGACGTTGCCCGAGGTGCTGGTGTTCCGCACGGCGCGCGGCGTGTGCGCGGTGGCGTTCGCGCAGGAGGGCCGCGGGGGCGAGGACCTGGTGCGCTCGCGGCTGGAGCGCGTCCGTGCCTGCTTCCCGGCGCCGTACCGGCATGCGCGCGGCGAGCCCGTGGCGCTGGCGTTGAGCGCGTCGCGGCCGGACTTCGAGGCGCGGGTGCGGCGCGCGCTGGACGCGATTGCGTCCGGGCACCTCCAGAAGGTGGTGCTGGCGCGCCCGCTGGACGCGGAGGGGCCCGCGCCCTTCGACGTGGTGGACGTGCTGGCGCGCCTGCGCGAGCAGAACCCCCGCTGCGCCACCTTCCTGTTCCGGGCGCCGGATGACACGTGCTTCCTGGGCGCCACGCCGGAGACGCTGTGCCGGGTGGACGGGCAGGTGCTGGAGACGGAGGCCCTGGCGGGATCGGCCGCGCCCGGCCAGGCGGACGGGCTGCGGGGACACGACAAGGACGTGCGCGAGCACGCGTCGGTGGTGCGCTACCTCGTCGCCGCGTTGAAGCCGCTGGCGGAGCAGGTGTCGTCGGACGCGGAGCCCGCGCTGCTGACCTTGAAGAACGTGGTGCATCTGCGGACGGGGTTTCGCGCCGAGCTGCGGCCGGGGGTGACGCCCGCGCAGGTGGTGGCGGCGCTGCATCCCACGCCGGCCGTGGGCGGCACGCCGCGCGAACGCGCGCTGTCGTTCCTGGTGGAGCACGAGGGCCTGGACCGCGGGTGGTACGCGGGGCCCGTGGGCTGGGTGGGGCCCGGGCGGGCGCACCTGATGGTGGCGCTGCGCTCGGCGCGGGTGAAGGGCGCGAAGGCCCGGCTGTTCGTCGGCGTGGGGCTGGTGGCTGGCTCCAACGCGGACTCGGAGTGGCGGGAGACGGAGATGAAGAGCCTGGCGATGCTGCGGGCCCTGGGAGGCGGGGATGTCGTCCGACGCTAA
- the menD gene encoding 2-succinyl-5-enolpyruvyl-6-hydroxy-3-cyclohexene-1-carboxylic-acid synthase yields the protein MSSDANLNVLWARALLEELVRGGVRHAVVCPGSRSSPLALACAATEGLRTWSVIDERSAGFFALGLAKQSRAPAVVVATSGTAGAHFYPAVIEAALAHVPLVVLTADRPLELQGWGAPQTVPQARFFGEHARFFADLGLPEAHDAALIHLRATVARAVVSAWRAPRGAVQLNVPFREPLAPIAEPFAEAALSALAKSGRAGAPLTRIVPPEPVPDAAILDEVRRRIAATTRGVIVCGPRDEADGFAAAISALSQATGYPVLAEATSQARYGGGPLTLSHYDALLRHAPFAKAHRPELVLRFGGGLTPKVPQQWLDGSGADIVLFSDGGALFDPAHRAATVVEGSAVAACEALSRGLARGAGPWARSFLAAEQRVRTALEAAFAEQPDMLSEPRIAREVVAALPAGAPLFVSSSMPIRDLDAFAPAGAVPLRVLANRGANGIDGILSSALGMAAAAGRPAVLLTGDLALLHDVGAFVTASRARVPLTVVAVNNDGGGIFSFLPIAQAAPRDAFETLFGTPHGVDLSHAAALGGARFHRPETPSALRAAVRDGLEGGLHLVEARVDRNANVDEHRRLFARMAASLGDGPWA from the coding sequence ATGTCGTCCGACGCTAACCTCAACGTGCTGTGGGCACGCGCGTTGCTGGAAGAGCTCGTGCGCGGTGGCGTGCGTCACGCGGTGGTGTGCCCGGGCTCCCGGTCGTCGCCGCTGGCGCTGGCCTGTGCCGCGACGGAGGGCCTGCGCACCTGGTCCGTCATCGATGAGCGCAGCGCGGGCTTCTTCGCCCTGGGGCTCGCGAAGCAGTCGCGCGCTCCGGCCGTGGTGGTGGCGACCAGCGGCACCGCGGGCGCGCACTTCTACCCGGCGGTCATCGAGGCCGCGCTGGCGCACGTGCCGCTGGTGGTCCTGACGGCGGACCGGCCCCTGGAGCTCCAGGGGTGGGGCGCGCCGCAGACGGTGCCACAGGCGCGCTTCTTTGGAGAGCACGCGCGCTTCTTCGCGGACCTGGGCCTGCCGGAGGCGCACGACGCGGCGTTGATCCACCTGCGCGCCACCGTCGCTCGCGCCGTCGTGAGCGCGTGGCGGGCCCCGCGCGGCGCCGTGCAGCTCAACGTGCCCTTCCGTGAGCCGCTGGCGCCCATCGCCGAGCCCTTCGCCGAGGCCGCCCTGAGCGCCCTCGCGAAGTCGGGGCGCGCCGGTGCGCCGCTGACGCGCATCGTCCCGCCGGAGCCGGTGCCGGACGCGGCCATCCTGGACGAGGTGCGCCGCCGGATTGCGGCGACCACCCGCGGCGTCATCGTCTGTGGCCCACGCGACGAGGCGGACGGCTTCGCGGCGGCCATCAGCGCGCTGTCCCAGGCCACGGGCTACCCGGTGCTGGCGGAGGCCACCTCGCAGGCCCGCTACGGCGGCGGCCCGCTCACGCTGTCCCATTACGACGCGCTGCTGCGGCACGCGCCCTTCGCGAAGGCGCACCGTCCGGAGCTCGTGCTGCGCTTTGGCGGCGGCCTCACGCCCAAGGTGCCGCAGCAGTGGCTGGACGGCTCGGGCGCGGACATCGTCCTCTTCAGTGACGGTGGCGCGTTGTTCGACCCGGCGCACCGCGCGGCCACCGTGGTGGAGGGCTCGGCGGTGGCGGCCTGTGAGGCGCTGTCGCGTGGGCTCGCGCGCGGCGCGGGGCCCTGGGCGCGGAGCTTCCTTGCCGCGGAGCAGCGGGTGCGCACGGCGTTGGAGGCCGCGTTCGCGGAGCAGCCGGACATGCTGTCCGAGCCGCGCATCGCCCGCGAGGTGGTGGCGGCCCTGCCCGCGGGCGCGCCGCTCTTCGTGTCCAGCAGCATGCCCATCCGGGACCTGGACGCTTTCGCTCCCGCCGGCGCGGTGCCGCTGCGGGTGCTGGCCAACCGCGGGGCCAACGGCATCGACGGCATCCTCTCCAGCGCGCTCGGCATGGCGGCGGCGGCGGGGCGTCCCGCGGTGCTGCTCACCGGGGACCTGGCGCTGCTGCATGACGTGGGCGCCTTCGTGACGGCGTCGCGCGCGCGGGTGCCGCTCACGGTGGTGGCGGTGAACAACGACGGCGGCGGCATCTTCTCGTTCCTGCCCATCGCGCAGGCCGCGCCTCGGGACGCGTTCGAGACGCTCTTCGGGACGCCGCACGGCGTGGACCTGTCCCACGCGGCGGCGCTGGGCGGCGCGCGGTTCCACCGGCCGGAGACGCCGTCGGCGCTCCGGGCCGCGGTGCGGGACGGCCTGGAAGGCGGGCTCCACCTGGTGGAGGCGCGGGTGGACCGGAACGCGAATGTGGATGAGCACCGGCGGCTGTTCGCTCGAATGGCGGCCTCACTGGGAGATGGACCATGGGCGTGA
- the menH gene encoding 2-succinyl-6-hydroxy-2,4-cyclohexadiene-1-carboxylate synthase: protein MGVKLAYETWGEGSRPLVLLHGFTGSRGAFDGLRPLLGRHVRAVAVDLPGHGATPLPDQRGRDGFLETVGALVSLVDSLGQGPVDLLGYSQGARVALAAAVRAPDRFGRLIMESGSPGLHRRQERAARREADGQLAAFIRTRGVDAFVDRWEQLPLFAGLRQLPQERKDALRAMRGACTAEGLAGALECLGLGVQPDFWPELHAQRLPTLLLTGAADAKFTQLARRMATELPVVWRHAFEGCGHAPHLESPEAYAREVLGFLQTPWYEAPQFDSPLAAGEGRVTS, encoded by the coding sequence ATGGGCGTGAAGCTGGCTTACGAGACGTGGGGTGAGGGTTCCCGTCCGCTCGTGCTGCTGCACGGCTTCACCGGGAGCCGCGGGGCCTTTGACGGGCTGCGTCCGCTCTTGGGCCGTCACGTGCGCGCGGTGGCGGTGGACCTGCCTGGGCATGGCGCCACGCCGTTGCCGGACCAGCGAGGCCGTGACGGCTTCCTGGAGACGGTCGGCGCGCTGGTGTCGCTGGTGGACTCCCTGGGGCAGGGGCCGGTGGACCTGCTGGGGTATTCGCAGGGCGCCCGCGTGGCGCTGGCCGCGGCCGTGCGCGCGCCGGACCGCTTCGGCCGGCTCATCATGGAGAGCGGTTCGCCCGGCCTGCACCGGCGCCAGGAGCGCGCGGCCCGTCGTGAGGCGGACGGCCAGTTGGCGGCCTTCATCCGGACGCGGGGCGTGGATGCGTTCGTCGACCGCTGGGAGCAGTTGCCGCTGTTCGCTGGCCTGCGCCAGTTGCCCCAGGAGCGCAAGGACGCGCTGCGCGCCATGCGCGGCGCGTGCACGGCGGAGGGGCTCGCGGGCGCGCTGGAGTGCCTGGGCCTCGGCGTCCAGCCGGACTTCTGGCCGGAGTTGCACGCACAGCGGCTGCCCACGCTGCTGCTGACGGGCGCGGCGGACGCGAAGTTCACCCAGCTTGCCCGCCGCATGGCCACGGAGCTTCCGGTGGTCTGGCGCCACGCCTTCGAGGGCTGCGGCCACGCGCCCCACCTGGAGTCGCCCGAGGCCTACGCCCGTGAAGTCCTCGGCTTCCTCCAGACGCCCTGGTACGAGGCGCCGCAGTTCGACAGCCCCCTGGCGGCCGGCGAGGGAAGGGTGACGTCGTGA
- a CDS encoding 1,4-dihydroxy-2-naphthoate polyprenyltransferase, which translates to MSTSVPAPGPLSVKPRPGVKHWVMAARPKTLTAALVPVAVGTGLAFGSGVGRVLPALAALLGAVLIQIGTNFINDYYDFKKGADTHERLGPRRVTQSGLIAPGTVLAGAGVCFALATAVGLYLVVVGGWPIVAIGLASLLCGYAYTGGPFPLGYNGLGDVFVFIFFGLVAVTGTYYVQAGTVDPAAWWAAVPVGASGTMLIVVNNLRDVTTDVKAGKRTLAVRFGTGMGKAEYLLLLGVSFATPFAMYALKLASPWVFLSLLSLPLAVPPLQRVLKQDGAALNPALGSTARFQLVFGLLFALGLYLR; encoded by the coding sequence GTGAGCACCTCGGTTCCGGCGCCGGGGCCGCTGTCGGTGAAGCCGCGGCCCGGGGTGAAGCACTGGGTGATGGCGGCGCGGCCGAAGACGCTGACGGCGGCGCTGGTGCCCGTCGCGGTGGGCACGGGGCTCGCGTTCGGTTCGGGCGTGGGGCGGGTGCTGCCCGCGCTGGCGGCGCTGCTGGGCGCGGTGCTCATCCAGATTGGCACCAACTTCATCAACGACTACTACGACTTCAAGAAGGGCGCGGACACGCACGAGCGGCTGGGCCCGCGGCGCGTGACGCAGAGTGGCCTCATCGCGCCGGGCACGGTGCTGGCGGGCGCGGGCGTGTGCTTCGCGCTGGCGACGGCGGTGGGCTTGTATCTGGTGGTGGTGGGCGGCTGGCCCATCGTCGCCATCGGCCTGGCGTCGCTGCTGTGCGGCTACGCGTACACCGGTGGCCCCTTCCCCCTGGGCTACAACGGCCTGGGGGACGTGTTCGTCTTCATCTTCTTCGGCCTGGTGGCGGTGACGGGCACGTACTACGTGCAGGCGGGGACGGTGGACCCGGCGGCGTGGTGGGCGGCGGTGCCCGTGGGCGCCAGCGGCACCATGCTCATCGTCGTCAACAACCTGCGCGACGTGACGACGGACGTGAAGGCCGGCAAGCGCACCCTGGCGGTCCGCTTCGGCACGGGCATGGGGAAGGCGGAGTACCTCCTGCTGCTGGGGGTGTCGTTCGCCACGCCCTTCGCGATGTATGCGCTGAAGCTGGCCAGCCCGTGGGTCTTCCTGTCCCTGCTGAGCCTCCCGCTGGCGGTGCCGCCGCTCCAGCGGGTGCTGAAGCAGGACGGCGCGGCGCTGAACCCGGCGCTGGGGTCCACGGCCCGATTCCAGCTCGTGTTCGGGTTGCTGTTCGCTTTGGGCCTCTACCTGCGATGA
- a CDS encoding mandelate racemase/muconate lactonizing enzyme family protein: MRIAQVSLIPLRLELRQPLKTSQGAHAAREGFLVRVVDEEGREGLGEAMPLPAFGTESLDDCGTTLNAWLTALKGQFLGDSVRAIEDTLSPFPPAVARGDGVRIRARQVTPAGPMPAAEHALELALLDLLAQRQGVPLCWLLAEEARTEVAVNALLGADTPEALAEEARRAVAEGFGTLKLKVAGRPLDADEARVKAVRDAVGPDVKLRLDANGGWSEPDAKRALDRLGWHGLELVEQPTPPDDLAALWRVQRRAPCMVAADESLASPDALRALLTVDPLLGGGPAVGAVVLKPMVLGGLLPCLVVAMRAARLGMQAYVTSSMDGVVARAGAAHLAAALPSGALASGLAVGRLLVNEPEAHPYIPQGGVIRLASTPGLGLSSRSLA, from the coding sequence ATGCGGATAGCCCAGGTTTCGCTCATTCCCCTCCGGTTGGAGCTGCGCCAGCCACTGAAGACGTCCCAGGGGGCGCACGCGGCGCGAGAAGGCTTCCTCGTCCGAGTGGTCGACGAGGAGGGGCGTGAAGGCCTGGGCGAGGCGATGCCCCTGCCGGCCTTCGGCACCGAGTCGCTCGACGACTGTGGGACGACGCTGAACGCCTGGCTGACGGCGTTGAAGGGCCAGTTCCTCGGGGACTCGGTCCGGGCCATCGAGGACACCCTGTCTCCGTTTCCGCCCGCCGTGGCGCGCGGTGACGGCGTGCGCATCCGGGCGCGGCAGGTGACGCCCGCGGGGCCCATGCCCGCCGCGGAGCACGCGCTGGAGCTGGCGCTGCTCGACCTGCTCGCGCAGCGCCAGGGGGTGCCGCTGTGCTGGCTGCTCGCGGAGGAGGCGCGGACGGAGGTGGCGGTGAACGCGCTGCTGGGCGCCGACACGCCGGAGGCCCTGGCGGAGGAGGCGCGGCGGGCCGTCGCCGAGGGCTTCGGCACGTTGAAGCTGAAGGTCGCGGGCCGCCCGCTGGACGCCGACGAAGCGCGGGTGAAGGCCGTGCGCGACGCGGTGGGGCCGGACGTGAAGCTCCGCCTGGACGCGAATGGCGGTTGGTCCGAGCCCGACGCGAAGCGCGCGCTGGACCGCCTGGGGTGGCACGGCCTGGAGCTGGTGGAGCAGCCCACGCCGCCGGACGACCTGGCGGCCCTCTGGCGCGTCCAGCGCCGCGCGCCCTGCATGGTGGCCGCGGACGAGTCGCTGGCTTCGCCCGATGCGCTGCGGGCCCTGCTCACCGTGGACCCGCTGCTGGGGGGTGGGCCGGCGGTGGGCGCGGTGGTGCTCAAGCCCATGGTGCTGGGCGGGCTGCTGCCGTGTCTCGTGGTCGCCATGCGCGCGGCGCGGCTGGGCATGCAGGCCTATGTCACCAGCTCCATGGATGGCGTCGTCGCCCGGGCCGGCGCGGCGCACCTCGCGGCGGCGCTGCCTTCCGGGGCGTTGGCCTCCGGGCTCGCGGTGGGGCGCTTGTTGGTGAACGAGCCCGAAGCCCACCCGTACATCCCCCAGGGAGGCGTCATCCGCCTGGCGAGCACTCCGGGACTCGGCTTGAGCTCGCGCTCGCTGGCGTGA
- the menE gene encoding o-succinylbenzoate--CoA ligase, whose product MPVLTCPIREGARSHPEAEALTFAGRSWSYGALDAEVSRWVAALQAQGVGAGERVASLATNHVASVCLFWALGRLGAVLAPLNARLTAAELAPMVEDLQPRLTLALGALVERLPGARPLEAFADAVTSPASTCLPLDASSPRVVLFTSGTTGRPKGAVLTEGNFRASSRASAANLGAPPSPRWLGTLPLFHVGGLAMLTRTAYAGGCLVLHERFDAEAANRAIDAEAVSHASLVATTLERVLDARGDRPMPSSFALALIGGGPVPVPLLARARAAGLRALQTYGLTEACSQVTTERPDDADGRTAGVPLPGVEVRIVGAGGEVLGPGREGDVEVRGPTVMAGYWQRPEASREAMRDGWLRTRDVGVLDARGRLTVLSRRTDLIVRGGENLYPAEIEAVFVNHPAVREAAVVGFPDGRWGEVPVAFLAPRPGRERPGDAALEAWCRQSLAGFKTPARFVWVEALPRNAMGKVERTVLRRHPLH is encoded by the coding sequence ATGCCGGTCCTGACCTGCCCCATTCGCGAAGGCGCTCGTTCCCATCCGGAGGCGGAGGCCCTGACGTTCGCGGGCCGCTCCTGGTCCTACGGTGCCCTGGACGCGGAGGTCTCCCGGTGGGTGGCCGCGCTCCAGGCCCAGGGCGTCGGCGCGGGTGAGCGCGTGGCCTCGCTGGCGACGAACCATGTCGCGTCCGTGTGCCTCTTCTGGGCGCTGGGCCGCCTGGGCGCGGTGCTGGCGCCGCTCAACGCCCGGCTCACCGCGGCGGAGCTGGCGCCCATGGTGGAGGACCTCCAGCCCCGGCTCACGCTGGCGCTGGGCGCGCTGGTGGAGCGGCTCCCCGGGGCGCGCCCGCTCGAAGCCTTCGCGGACGCCGTGACGTCGCCCGCCTCCACGTGCCTGCCCCTGGACGCGTCCTCGCCCCGGGTGGTGCTCTTCACCAGTGGCACCACGGGGCGGCCCAAGGGCGCGGTGCTCACGGAGGGGAACTTCCGGGCCTCGTCGCGCGCGTCCGCGGCCAACCTGGGCGCACCTCCGTCCCCGCGATGGCTGGGCACGCTGCCCCTCTTCCACGTGGGCGGCCTCGCCATGCTCACCCGGACGGCCTACGCGGGAGGCTGCCTGGTCCTGCACGAACGCTTCGATGCCGAAGCGGCCAACCGGGCCATCGACGCGGAGGCCGTCTCCCATGCGAGCCTCGTGGCCACCACGCTGGAGCGCGTGCTGGACGCCCGGGGCGACAGGCCCATGCCCTCGTCCTTTGCCCTGGCGCTGATTGGCGGAGGGCCGGTCCCCGTGCCGCTCCTCGCGCGAGCGAGGGCCGCCGGCCTGCGCGCGCTGCAGACCTACGGCCTGACGGAGGCCTGCTCCCAGGTCACGACGGAGCGCCCGGACGACGCGGATGGCCGCACCGCCGGCGTGCCGCTGCCCGGCGTCGAGGTGCGAATCGTAGGCGCTGGGGGCGAGGTCCTCGGTCCGGGGCGCGAAGGCGACGTCGAGGTCCGCGGGCCCACGGTCATGGCCGGCTACTGGCAGCGCCCGGAGGCGAGCCGCGAGGCCATGCGGGACGGCTGGCTGCGGACCCGGGACGTGGGGGTGCTGGATGCGCGCGGGCGGCTCACCGTGCTGTCCCGCCGCACGGACCTCATCGTCCGGGGAGGGGAGAACCTCTACCCGGCGGAAATCGAAGCGGTGTTCGTCAATCACCCCGCGGTGCGGGAAGCCGCGGTGGTGGGCTTCCCGGATGGCCGCTGGGGCGAGGTGCCCGTGGCCTTCCTCGCGCCTCGGCCGGGACGCGAGCGGCCCGGGGATGCGGCGCTGGAGGCGTGGTGCCGCCAGTCGCTGGCGGGCTTCAAGACGCCCGCGCGCTTCGTCTGGGTGGAGGCGCTGCCCCGAAACGCCATGGGGAAGGTGGAGCGCACCGTCCTGCGACGGCACCCGCTCCACTGA